CGGCGGTGCGGTCGCCGGTGACGTGCATCAGCTCCGAGCCGTACCGCAGGCTGCCGAGCTTGTCGAAGGTGGCGAAGGACGTTCCCGCGTAGGCGGCCTCGTAGCCGAGCGCCCGGTCGAGCTCGGTGGCGTGGCCGATCGACTCGTGGATGGTCAGCCACAGGTTGGACGGGTCGACCACCAGGTCCATGGAGCCGGCGGTGACGCTCGGCGCCTTCATCTTCTCGGCGAGCAGCGAGGGGAGCTCGGCGAGTTCGGCGTCCCAGTCCCAGCCGGTGCCGCGCAGGTACTCGAAGCCGCGGCCGGCCGGCGGGGCCAGCGTGCGCATCGAGTCGAAGGCGCCGCTGCGCCCGTCGACCGAGGTGGCCTCCAGCCAGGGTGCAGCCGGATCCGCTGCTGGGTGGTCACGGTGCCCGCGGTGTCCGCGTAGAACTTGTTCTCCTGGACGGTCAGCAGTGCCGCCGTGACGTGCGAGACGCCGTCCGCGGCGAGCAGCCGGCCGCTCCAGTCGGCGAGCAGGGCGGTCTTCTCCGCGTCCGGCACGTCGAACGGGTTCTCCTCGTACGCGGAGACCCAGACCGCGTCGGCGTGCACCGGCTCGTCGGCCAGCTCCACCACGTCGGGGGAGCCGGCCGCGCGGCTGATCGACCCGGAGAGCCGGGCGACGGCGACGGCCTGCTCGGCGACCCGGGCCGCGGCGGCGGTGGTGAGGTCGACGCCGGCCGCGAAGCCCCAGGCGCCGTCCAGCAGCACCCGGACGGCGAAGCCCAGCTGGACGCTGTCCGACCCGCCGGACGGCCGGGCGTCACGCAGCCGCCAGGAGGCGCTGCGCACTCGTTCCATGCGGAAGTCGGCATGGCCGGCGCCGAGTTCGCGCGCGCGGCCGAGGGCCGCGTCGGCGAGGGCGGTCAGCGGATAGCCGGTGAACAGCGGGTCGACGGCGCGGGGTGTGGGCGGCATCGGGCTCCTGGGTCGGGCGGGTCGAGGGTGCGGGTGCCCACAGGGGCACCCGCATCGCATCATGTCCCGCCGACCGCCCGGGTATCCAGCGAATTCGCCCGCGCCGCGCGGCGGGCCGTCAGGCGATCGTCTCCCACCAGCCGTCGAGCTCCTGCGGCTGGTCGACGTCGACCCGCTCGCCGGGGCGCGGCACGACCACCGGGACGGCGTTCGCCTTGGCCTCCACCAGCAGCCGCTCGATCGGCTCGGACCAGCGGTGCAGCGCCAGGTTGAAGGTGCACCAGTGCACCGGCACCAGCAGCCCGGCGTTCAGCTCCCGGTGGGCGCGGACGGCGTCCTCGGGCGTCATGTGGATGTCCGCCCAGGCCTCGTCGTACGCGCCGATCTGCACCAGCGCGGCGTCGAACGGGCCGTGCTGCGCGCCGACCGCCGCGTAGCCCTCGAAGTAGCCGGAATCACCCGTGTAGTACACCTTGCGGGTCGGCCCGGCGATCACCCAGGAGCCCCACAGCGTGGTGTTGCGGGTGGTGCCGCGGCCGGAGAAGTGGTGCGCCGAGGTGAGCGTCAGGGTGAGGTCGCCCAGGGTGCAGGTCTCGTTCCAGTCCAGCTCGATGATGCGGTGCTCGGGCACGCCCCAGCGGCGCAGGTGGCCGCCGATCCCGAGCGGCACCAGGAACGGCGCGGACTGGGCGGTGACCAGCCGGCGCACGGTGGCCATGTCGAGGTGGTCGTAGTGGTCGTGCGAGATCAGCACCGCGTCCAGCCGGGGAGCTCCTCCAGCTCGACCGGCACCGGGTGCAGCCGCTTGGGGCCGACGTGCGCGGACGGCGAGCAGCGGTCGCTCCACATCGGGTCGAGCAGCACCCGGCTGCCCTCGATCTCGACCAGCGCCGACGCGTGTCCGTACCAGACGATCTCCACGCCCTCGGCGGCCGCGGTGTCGCCGCCCGGGTGCGCCTGCACGGTGGGCACCGGCAGTGCGGGGCGGCGGCCCTCGCGCTCGAAGAGCATCCGGCGCACCGTGTCGGCGTCCGGCGTGGTGTGCCGGGCCAGCTCGGAGGGCGCGTTGTGGAAGACGCCGTCGCGGTACTGGGGGAGTTGCGGATCCGCTCCTCGCGCGCGCCGTCGGGACGCCGGCCGAACGCGGCCGGGAGGTCACGCAGCGCGTACGCGGCGGCGCCGGCCGTGGCGGCCAGTGCGGCCAGCGCCAGCAGGCGGCCGCGCCGCCCGGTCGTGGCGGGGAGGTGTGCCTGGGTCATCCGTGCTTCCGCTTCTCTCGTCACCGACCGTGTGCCCGGCCCGCCGGCGTGCGGCACCCGGCGATCCGGGCTGCCCAGAGGGCAACGGGCAGGGCCGCCCCGGTTGTTCCCGAAGGCCGCGGCGCGTTGTCGGAATGCCACAGTTCAGGTGGGACGGACCTGTGGGACGTCGATCCGTCGAAGGGCCGCGACGACCGATAGCGTCACAGTGCGTACGCGTTCCCGGCGTACCGCTCGCGGTCCGGCGGCCTCTCGGCCGCGCGGAGACCGCGGTCAACTACTCAGAGAGGTGGATCGTTGAGCCGCTCGGTTCTCGTCACCGGAGGCAACCGGGGCATCGGCCTCGCGATCGCTCTGTCCTTCGCCGAAGGCGGCGACAAGGTCGCCGTCACCAGCCGCTCGGGCGAGGTCCCGGCGGAGCTCGCGGCGTACGGCGCCATCGCCGTCAAGTGCGACATCACCGACGCCGGTCAGGTCGACGCGGCCTTCACCGAGATCGAGGAGAAGCACGGACCGGTCGAGGTGCTGGTCGCCAACGCGGGCATCACCAAGGACACCCTGCTGCTGCGGATGTCCGAGGACGACTTCACCTCGGTGCTGGACACCAACCTCACCGGCGCCTTCCGGGTGGTCAAGCGCGCCTCGGCGAAGATGCTGCGGGCCCGCAAGGGCCGCGTGGTGCTGATCTCCTCCGTGGTGGGCCTGCTGGGCTCGCCCGGCCAGGCGAACTACGCCGCGTCCAAGTCCGGCCTGGTCGGCTTCGCCCGGTCGCTGGCCCGCGAGCTCGGCTCGCGCAACATCACGATCAACGTGGTCGCCCCCGGCTTCGTCGACACCGACATGACGGCGGTGCTCAGCGACGAGCGCCGCAAGGAGATCGTGGCCGGCGTGCCGCTGGGCCGTTACGCCCAGCCCGCGGAGGTCGCCGCCGCGGTCCGCTTCCTCGCCTCCGACGAGGCCGCATACATCACCGGAGCCGTCGTTCCCGTCGACGGCGGATTGGGCATGGGTCACTGAGCATGAGTGGAATCCTCGAGGGCAAGCGCATTCTGATCACCGGGGTGCTGATGGAGTCCTCCATCGCGTTCCACACGGCCAGGCTGGCCCAGGAGCAGGGCGCCGAGATCATCCTCACCGCCTTCCCGCGGCCGAGCCTGACCGAGCGCATCGCCCGGAAGCTGCCGAAGCCGGTGAAGGTGCTGGAGCTCGACGTCTCCAGCGAGGAGCAGCTGGCCGGCATCGCCGACCAGGTCCGCGAGCACCTGCCGACCCTGGACGGCATCGTCCACTCGATCGGCTTCGCCCCGCAGGACGCGCTGGGCGGCAACTTCCTCGACACCCCGTGGGAGTCGGTCGCCACCGCGATGCAGGTGTCGGCGTTCTCGCTGAAGTCGCTGACCATGGCGCTGCTGCCGCTGATGCAGGACGGCGGCTCGGTGGTCGGCCTGACCTTCGACGCGCAGTACGCCTGGCCGCAGTACGACTGGATGGGCCCGGCGAAGGCCGCGCTGGAGTCCACCAACCGCTACCTGGCCCGCTACCTGGGTTCGCGGGACATCCGCTGCAACCTGATCTCGGCCGGTCCGATCGGTTCGATGGCCGCCAAGTCCATCCCGGGCTTCGGCGACCTCGCCGACACCTGGAACCACCGCTCGCCGCTGAAGTGGGACCTCTCCGACCCGGAGCCGGCCGGCCGCGGCGTCGTCGCCCTGCTCTCGGACTGGTTCCCGAAGACGACCGGCGAGATCGTCCACGTCGACGGCGGCCTGCACGCGATCGGCGCCTGACACCAGGGGCGCACGCGCACCGCGAGGCGCGGGGCGCCGTACGGGATCCGTCCCGTACGGCGCCCCGCGCCCCTTCGCCGTCGTCGGCGTCAGCTCTCCGCGCGGCAGGCGCCGATGGCGCGGCCCGCCTCCAGGGAGGCGCGCTGGGCGTCGCCGGCCCGGATCGCGTCCAGGATGCCGTCGTGGCCCACGTACCGTTCGGCGACCAGCTCCGGGCCGACGTCGTGCCGCAGGTGGGCGCGCATGACCTCGCCGAGGTCGGCGTAGACGGCGGCGAAGACGTCGTTGTGGGCGGCGGCCACCACGGCCTGGTGGAAGGCCGCGTCGGCCTGCACGAAGGCCTCCGGGTCGCCCGAGTGCCAGGCCAGGTCGCGCCGGTCGAGTGCGGCGGCCAGCAGTTCGAGGTCGCGCTCGCCGCGCCGGACGGCGGCCAGCCCGGCGGCGGACATCTCCAGGCTCGCGCGCAGTTCGGCGACCTCGGACTGGTCGGCGTCGGCGAACCGGCGGTGCATCACCCCGGCGAGCTCGCTGGTGGCCAGCACGTAGGTGCCCGAGCCCTGCCGGATGTCCAGCAGGCCGTTGTGGGCGAGCGCCCGCACGGCCTCGCGGACGGTGTTGCGGGCCACCCCGAGCTGTTCGACGAGTTCGGCCTCGGTGGGGATCCGCGCGCCGACCGGCCATTCGCCCGAGGTGATCTGGGCCCGCAGCTGCGCGATCACCTGATCGGACAGCGGGGTGCGGCGGGTGGTCGACAGCGCCATGGGACTCCTGTTCCTGAGGGGTCTCAGACCCTAGCCGCTTCCGGACCCTGCGTGTTTCCAGGATAACCGGGTGCGGCAATTCATCCCATCATTCTATGATGGCCGCTATGTCGACCGCAGCGGACCCCGCCACCCCCACCCGTACCGAGGCGCCACCGGCCCCGCAGGCCGTGGCCGGCCGGGCCCGTCCGCGCGCCTGGCTGCTCGTCGTCGCCGTCGCGCTGGCCGCCGTCAACCTCCGGCCGGTGGTCACCAGCCTCGGCCCGCTGCTCGACGACGTCCGCGCCGACCTCGGCATGAGCGCAGGCGTCGCCGGCCTGCTCACCGCCGTCCCCTCGCTCTGCTTCGCGGTCTTCGGCCTCGCCGCACCGGCCCTGGCCCGCCGGGTCGGACCGGTCGCGGTGGTCGCCGCCGGCATGGGCGCGATCACCCTCGGGGTGCTGGCCCGCTCGTTCGCCGGCGGCACCGCGACCTTCCTGCTGCTCACCGCGCTCGCGCTGGCCGGCGTCGCGGTCTCCAACGTGCTGCTGCCGGTGGTCATCAAGCGGTACTTCCCGGACCGGGTCGGCCCGATGATCGGCGTCTACTCGATGGCGCTCTCGGTGGGCACCGCGCTCGCCGCCGCCGCCACCGTCCCGGTCACCACCGCGCTCGGCGGCGGCTGGCGCCTGGGCCTCGGCGTGTGGGCCGCGCTCGCCGCCGTCGCCGCCGTGCTCTGGCTGGTCACCGTCCTGCAGCGCCGCGAACGCCCCGAGGGCGGCCGCTCGCGCGCCGCCGAGCTGCCCATCCTGCGGTCCGGCACGGCCTGGGCGCTCGCCGTCTTCCTCGGCCTCCAGGCCACCAGCGCGTACGCCACCATGGGCTGGCTGCCGAAGATCTACCAGGACGCCGGGGTGGGCGACGGTGCCTCCGGCGTGCTCCTGGCCCTGGTCATGGGCATCGGCGTGCCGGCCTCCTTCATCCTGCCGAACCTGGCCGTCCGCCGCGGCGACCAGCGGCTGTTCGTGGTGGTGCTCGGCCTGTGCGGCATCGCCGGCTACACCGGCCTGGCGTTCGCCGCCGGCACCGCGTCCTGGCTGTGGGCCTGCCTGATCGGCCTGTCGATGTGCGCCTTCCCGCTCGCGCTCACCATGATCGGCCTGCGCGCCCGGACGCCGGCCGGCGTGGCCCGCCTCTCCGCGTTCGCGCAGAGCATCGGCTACCTGATCTCCATCCCCGGCCCGGTCCTGGTCGGCGCGCTCTACCAGGCCACCGGCGACTGGTACCTGCCGCTCGGCTTCCTCGCCCTGCTGCTCGTCCCGCAGATGGTCTTCGGCGCCCGGGCCGGCCGGCCCCGCCACATCGAGGACGAGGTGCCCCAAGCCGCGGTCAAGAACGGGTGATGGGCCGGGGGCCGGTTCGGGGAGGTGCACGACCGGATGCGAGACTCGGTCCATGCCAGTCCTCGAACCCAATCCCCCGAACGGCCAGAAGAAGCTCCTGCAGCTCATGGGCGTGATCGCCGGCATCGTCGTGCTGGTCGCCGTCGTCGCCAGCGTCGCCGCCAGGATCGGCTGACCGCCCCCGCGGGCCGGCGGCACCCCTGCGGGTGGCGCCCGGCCAGAGCCCGCGCCCGGCGGCACATTTTCTGCAAAGCTCTAGGGGTATGAGCGCCGACACACCCCGAAGGATCATCGTTCTCCGTCACGCCAAGGCCGACTGGCCGAACCAGGTGGCCGACCACGAGCGGCCGTTGGCCGACCGGGGCCGCCACCAGGCGCCGGAGGCCGGCCGCTGGCTCGCCGACTCCGGCATCAACCCCGACTACGTGCTCTGCTCCAGCGCGCTGCGCGCCAGGGAGACCTGGAAGCTCGCCGTGCACGAACTCGCCAAGCGGCCCCGCCGGACGGTCTACGAGGACCGGGTGTACGAGGCCGCCCCGGGCGACATCATCGCCGTCCTCCAGGAGACCCCGGACGAGTTCGCCGACCTGATCCTGGTCGGCCACAACCCCGGCGTGCTCGGCCTCACCCAGGTCCTCGCGGGGGACGAGGGGGACCGCGACGCGCTCAACCGGCTGCGCCTCACCAGCTTCCCGACGGCCGCCATCGCGGTGCTGAGCTTCGTCGGCCCGTGGAAGGCCGTCGAGCCCGGCGTCGCCAAGCTGGACTCGTACCACACCCCGCAGGAGTGACCGCGAGGGCGACGGGGGGCGGCGGCCGGCCGCGGCCGCCCGCCGCCCCCGTCGCCGGGTCACTCGCCGGGTGTGCCGTCCGACTCGTCGGCGGCCTCGACCTCGTCCCGGGTGATCCCCAGCAGGTAGAGCACGGTGTCCAGGAACGGCACGTTGACCGCGGTGTGCGCGGCCTCCCGCACCACCGGCTTGGCGTTGAAGGCGACACCCAGCCCGGCCGCGTTCAGCATGTCGAGGTCGTTGGCGCCGTCGCCGATCGCGACCGTCTGCGCCAGCGGCACCCCGGCCTGCTCGGCGAAGCGCGCCAGCCAGCGGGCCTTGCCCGCGCGGTCCACGATCTCGCCGGTGACCCGCCCGGTGAAGCGGCCGTCCGCCACCTCCAGGGTGTTGGCGGCCGCGAAGTCCAGCCCGAGCTGCTCCACCAGGTGGTCGGTGACCTGGGTGAAGCCGCCGGAGACGATCGCCACCTGGTAGCCGAGCCGCTTGAGGGTGCGGATCAGCGTCCGGGCGCCCGGGGTCAGCCGCACCTCGGCGCGGACCTTCTCCACCACCCCGGCGTCCAGCCCGGCCAGCAGGGCGACCCGGGCCCGCAGCGACTCGGCGAAGTCCAGCTCGCCCGCCATCGCCGCCGCCGTCACCTCGGCGACCTTCGCCTCGCACCCGGCGTGCGCGGCGAACAGCTCGATCACCTCGTCCTGGATCAGCGTGGAGTCGACGTCCATCACCACGAGGCGCTTGGCCCGGCGGTGCAGACCCGCCGCCACCACCGCGATGTCCACGCCCAGCGCGGACGCCTCCGGGGCCAGCTCGGCCCGCAGCTGCTCGGTCGGCAGACCCGAGACCGCCAGCTCCACCGCCGTCACCGGGTACTTGGCGAGCCGGAACACCCGGTCGATGTTGCCGCCGGCCTCGCTCACCCGGCCCGCCAGCGCCGCGACCGCGGCGGCCGTCAGCGGGTGCCCGAGCACCGTCACGTGCGAGCGGCCCTCGCGGCGCGGCCGGTTGTCGCCGGTGCCGGAGATGATCTCCGCCTGGAGCTTCTGCTCCTCCGCCCAGCGGTGCACGGTGACCCGCAGCCCGCCCTCGGCGCCCGCGCCGGCCGGCGGGGTCACCAGGGCGCACAGCGTTATCCGGCCGCGGGTGACGACCTGCTCGATGTCGATCACGTCCACGCCGAATTCGGCGAGGGTGGCGAACAGGCCCGCCGTGATACCGGGGCAGTCCTTGCCGAACACCTTGACCAGCAGGGTGCGGTCGTCGGTCCGTGGCTGCGGGGCGGGGAGGGCGCGGCGGCCGGATCAGTCGCGTTCATGGTGCGTCCCACGCTACCCGGCCGGTGGGTCGGCCCACGTCCGGCGTCCGCACGGTGGGACGACCACGACCGGGCCCTGGTTTCGTCGCCGACCGGTCACAACCGCCGGAGGTGACTTTCAGGTAGGGCGGCGGGGCTGGAATGATTCCCCCGTCAGATCACAGGCGCAACTCCCCGGCGGGGAGCCAATCGGGGGACCGAGAGAGCGGGGCGGGCCGACAGTGCCGCAACTCGTACTGGACATCAACGGGCAGCAGCGGGTCCTGGAGCCCGGCCGCGCGTACACCATCGGACGGGACCCGTCCTCGGACTTCCCGTTCGAGGACGCCAGGGTCTCCTGGCGACACGCCACCATCTCCTTCGACGGGGCCTCCTGGCAGCTGGCCGACCACGGCTCGACCAACGGCACGTTCGCCGGCGGCGCCCGCACCCAGCACGTCCCGCTGTTCCCGGGCACCGTGGTCAACCTCGGCAATGGCGAGAACGGCCCCCGGCTCGCGTTCTCCGCCCCCGTCGCGGCCCCCGCGCAGCCCGTCGGCGTGCACGAGGCCGTGACCAGCCGGGCCGCCCCGCCGCCCGCCGCCGCGCAGCCGTGGACCCCGCAGCAGCCGCCGGCCGACCACCCGCAGCCGCCCGTCCACCAGTCCTGGGACACCCCCGCGCCGCAGCCCGCCGTGCCGCAGCAGGGCTACCCGCAGCAGGCCGCCCAGGTCCCGCCGCAGCAGGCACCGGCCGCCACCGGCCTCGGCAACCCCACCATGGTCCGCAGCCTCACCGCGAGCATGCGCACCATCCGGATCGGCCGGGCCCTCGACAACGACATCGTCGTCTCCGACCTCCAGGTCTCCCGCCACCACGCGGAGCTGCGGCAGCTCGCCGACGGCCGCTGGGAGATCGTCGACCTCGGCAGCCACAACGGCATCTTCCTCAACGGCCAGCCCGTCCAGCGCCAGCTGATGGGCCCGCAGGACCGCCTGACGGTCGGCCACTCCAGCTTCGTGCTGGTCGGCGACCAGCTCCAGGAGTTCGTCGACACCGGCGAGGTCACCTTCTCCGCCCGCCACCTGACCGTCGAGGTCGACTTCAAGGGCGGCAAGAAGGTCCTGCTGAACGATGTCTCCTTCTCCGTCCCGGAGAAGTCCCTGGTCGCCGTCATCGGCCCGTCCGGCTCCGGCAAGTCCACCCTGCTGCGCGCCCTCACCGGCTACCGCCCGGCCGACCGCGGCGAGGTGCTGTACGACAACCACAACCTGTACCGGCAGTTCGCCGAGCTCCGCTCCCGCATCGGCCTCGTGCCGCAGTCGGAGATCCTGCACAAGGAGCTCACCGTCCGCAGCGGCCTCAAGTACGCCGCCCGGCTGCGCTTCCCCGGCGACACCGAGCCCGCCGAGCGCGAGCGCCGGATCGACGAGGTGCTGTACGAACTGCGCCTGGACAAGCGCGCGGACAACCGGATCACCGCCCTCTCCGGCGGCCAGCAGAAGCGCGTCTCGGTCGCCCTGGAGCTGCTCACCAAGCCCTCGCTGATCTTCCTGGACGAGCCCACCTCCGGCCTCGACCCGGGCATGGACCGCGAGGTCATGCAGACCCTGCGTGGCCTGGCCAACGACGGCCGCACCGTCCTCGTGGTCACCCACTCGGTTGCCGAACTCGCGCTCTGCGACCGGTTGCTGGTGATGGCCCCCGGCGGCTCGGTGGCCTACTTCGGCCCGCCGTCCGAGGCCCTGCACTTCTTCGGCTACGAGACCTGGGCCGACGTCTTCCAGGCCTTCGAGAACTACCCGGACCACGACTGGGCCGGCCGCTACAAGGGCTCCGTCCACTACCGGCAGTACTCGGCCGACGTGGACGCGCCCGCCGCGCACGCCACCCCGAGCGTGCCGATCGCCCAGGCGCGCCCGCCGAAGCCGCAGAGCTGGGGCTCCCAGCTGTGGACACTGATCCGCCGCTACCTCGCGGTGATCGGATCCGACAAGGGCTTCATGCTGCTGTCGCTGATCCTGCCGCTCGTCCTCGGCGGGGTGTCGGTGCTGATCCCCGACCACTGCGGACTGGCCGCCTGCGCCGCCTCCGGACGCAACGACGTCGCCAAGATGATCCTGCTGGTGGTGGCCTTCGGGGCCTGCCTCTCCGGCTCCGCCAACTCGGTGCGTGAACTCATCAAGGAACGGGCGATCTACGAACGGGAACGCGCCACCGGCCTGTCCCGCTCCGCCTACCTGGTCTCCAAGGTCGTCGTGCTCGGCCTGGTCAGCTTCGTCCAGGGCGGCGTCATCTCGGCGATCGCCTTCAAGACCCGCACCCTGCCCGCCGAGGGCGTGCTGCTCAAGCACATGCCGGCCGCCGAGATGGCGATCGGCGTGATCCTGCTCAGCTTCACCTCCATGCTGGTCGGCCTCACCATCTCGGCCCTGGTCAAGACCGCCGAGAAGACCATGCCGCTGCTGGTCATGTTCGCCATCGTCCAGATGGTCTTCACCGGCGCGATCTTCCAGGTCTTCGACAAGCCCGGCCTGGAGCAGTTCGCCTGGCTGATGCCCGGCCGCTGGGGCCTCGCCGCGAGCGGCAACACCCTCGACCTGGCCCACACCTCGGCCGTCAGCTTCACCGAGACCCGCCCGCCCAAGCCGATCGTCGACCCGCTGTGGGACCACACCGCGGGCCACCTGATCCTCAACTGGGTCGTCCTGCTCGTGATCTCCACCGGCCTCGCCCTGCTCGTCCAGCGCCTCCTGCGCCGCCACGAGCCCGAGGTCATGCAGAAGGGCTGACCCCCACCGCACCGCAGCGCACCGCCGCGCCTGCACCGCCCCGACGGGCGGCACACCCCCACCGCGGGGGAGTGCCGCCCGTCGGCGTACACCCCCGGACCTACGCCCGCCGCCTCATGACCGGCCCGCGCGGGCGGCGGTAGCGTGGGGGCATGCCGTCCGAGGAAGCCGTCCCGGCCTGCGACCCCTGCCTGGGCGGGATCGAGGCGATCAGCACCGCCGTGCTCGCGATGAGCGGCCACCTGGAGGTCCGCGAGGTGCTGCGGCGGATCACCGCCTCCGCCCGCA
The Kitasatospora paranensis genome window above contains:
- a CDS encoding MBL fold metallo-hydrolase; translation: MERPLLAVRARRPQAAAPGAGRAGGAPRLDAVLISHDHYDHLDMATVRRLVTAQSAPFLVPLGIGGHLRRWGVPEHRIIELDWNETCTLGDLTLTLTSAHHFSGRGTTRNTTLWGSWVIAGPTRKVYYTGDSGYFEGYAAVGAQHGPFDAALVQIGAYDEAWADIHMTPEDAVRAHRELNAGLLVPVHWCTFNLALHRWSEPIERLLVEAKANAVPVVVPRPGERVDVDQPQELDGWWETIA
- the fabG gene encoding 3-oxoacyl-[acyl-carrier-protein] reductase, whose protein sequence is MSRSVLVTGGNRGIGLAIALSFAEGGDKVAVTSRSGEVPAELAAYGAIAVKCDITDAGQVDAAFTEIEEKHGPVEVLVANAGITKDTLLLRMSEDDFTSVLDTNLTGAFRVVKRASAKMLRARKGRVVLISSVVGLLGSPGQANYAASKSGLVGFARSLARELGSRNITINVVAPGFVDTDMTAVLSDERRKEIVAGVPLGRYAQPAEVAAAVRFLASDEAAYITGAVVPVDGGLGMGH
- a CDS encoding FHA domain-containing protein, translated to MPQLVLDINGQQRVLEPGRAYTIGRDPSSDFPFEDARVSWRHATISFDGASWQLADHGSTNGTFAGGARTQHVPLFPGTVVNLGNGENGPRLAFSAPVAAPAQPVGVHEAVTSRAAPPPAAAQPWTPQQPPADHPQPPVHQSWDTPAPQPAVPQQGYPQQAAQVPPQQAPAATGLGNPTMVRSLTASMRTIRIGRALDNDIVVSDLQVSRHHAELRQLADGRWEIVDLGSHNGIFLNGQPVQRQLMGPQDRLTVGHSSFVLVGDQLQEFVDTGEVTFSARHLTVEVDFKGGKKVLLNDVSFSVPEKSLVAVIGPSGSGKSTLLRALTGYRPADRGEVLYDNHNLYRQFAELRSRIGLVPQSEILHKELTVRSGLKYAARLRFPGDTEPAERERRIDEVLYELRLDKRADNRITALSGGQQKRVSVALELLTKPSLIFLDEPTSGLDPGMDREVMQTLRGLANDGRTVLVVTHSVAELALCDRLLVMAPGGSVAYFGPPSEALHFFGYETWADVFQAFENYPDHDWAGRYKGSVHYRQYSADVDAPAAHATPSVPIAQARPPKPQSWGSQLWTLIRRYLAVIGSDKGFMLLSLILPLVLGGVSVLIPDHCGLAACAASGRNDVAKMILLVVAFGACLSGSANSVRELIKERAIYERERATGLSRSAYLVSKVVVLGLVSFVQGGVISAIAFKTRTLPAEGVLLKHMPAAEMAIGVILLSFTSMLVGLTISALVKTAEKTMPLLVMFAIVQMVFTGAIFQVFDKPGLEQFAWLMPGRWGLAASGNTLDLAHTSAVSFTETRPPKPIVDPLWDHTAGHLILNWVVLLVISTGLALLVQRLLRRHEPEVMQKG
- a CDS encoding MFS transporter; translation: MSTAADPATPTRTEAPPAPQAVAGRARPRAWLLVVAVALAAVNLRPVVTSLGPLLDDVRADLGMSAGVAGLLTAVPSLCFAVFGLAAPALARRVGPVAVVAAGMGAITLGVLARSFAGGTATFLLLTALALAGVAVSNVLLPVVIKRYFPDRVGPMIGVYSMALSVGTALAAAATVPVTTALGGGWRLGLGVWAALAAVAAVLWLVTVLQRRERPEGGRSRAAELPILRSGTAWALAVFLGLQATSAYATMGWLPKIYQDAGVGDGASGVLLALVMGIGVPASFILPNLAVRRGDQRLFVVVLGLCGIAGYTGLAFAAGTASWLWACLIGLSMCAFPLALTMIGLRARTPAGVARLSAFAQSIGYLISIPGPVLVGALYQATGDWYLPLGFLALLLVPQMVFGARAGRPRHIEDEVPQAAVKNG
- a CDS encoding SGM_5486 family transporter-associated protein, producing the protein MPVLEPNPPNGQKKLLQLMGVIAGIVVLVAVVASVAARIG
- the serB gene encoding phosphoserine phosphatase SerB: MFGKDCPGITAGLFATLAEFGVDVIDIEQVVTRGRITLCALVTPPAGAGAEGGLRVTVHRWAEEQKLQAEIISGTGDNRPRREGRSHVTVLGHPLTAAAVAALAGRVSEAGGNIDRVFRLAKYPVTAVELAVSGLPTEQLRAELAPEASALGVDIAVVAAGLHRRAKRLVVMDVDSTLIQDEVIELFAAHAGCEAKVAEVTAAAMAGELDFAESLRARVALLAGLDAGVVEKVRAEVRLTPGARTLIRTLKRLGYQVAIVSGGFTQVTDHLVEQLGLDFAAANTLEVADGRFTGRVTGEIVDRAGKARWLARFAEQAGVPLAQTVAIGDGANDLDMLNAAGLGVAFNAKPVVREAAHTAVNVPFLDTVLYLLGITRDEVEAADESDGTPGE
- a CDS encoding SixA phosphatase family protein, coding for MSADTPRRIIVLRHAKADWPNQVADHERPLADRGRHQAPEAGRWLADSGINPDYVLCSSALRARETWKLAVHELAKRPRRTVYEDRVYEAAPGDIIAVLQETPDEFADLILVGHNPGVLGLTQVLAGDEGDRDALNRLRLTSFPTAAIAVLSFVGPWKAVEPGVAKLDSYHTPQE
- a CDS encoding FadR/GntR family transcriptional regulator, whose amino-acid sequence is MALSTTRRTPLSDQVIAQLRAQITSGEWPVGARIPTEAELVEQLGVARNTVREAVRALAHNGLLDIRQGSGTYVLATSELAGVMHRRFADADQSEVAELRASLEMSAAGLAAVRRGERDLELLAAALDRRDLAWHSGDPEAFVQADAAFHQAVVAAAHNDVFAAVYADLGEVMRAHLRHDVGPELVAERYVGHDGILDAIRAGDAQRASLEAGRAIGACRAES
- the fabI gene encoding enoyl-ACP reductase FabI; the encoded protein is MSGILEGKRILITGVLMESSIAFHTARLAQEQGAEIILTAFPRPSLTERIARKLPKPVKVLELDVSSEEQLAGIADQVREHLPTLDGIVHSIGFAPQDALGGNFLDTPWESVATAMQVSAFSLKSLTMALLPLMQDGGSVVGLTFDAQYAWPQYDWMGPAKAALESTNRYLARYLGSRDIRCNLISAGPIGSMAAKSIPGFGDLADTWNHRSPLKWDLSDPEPAGRGVVALLSDWFPKTTGEIVHVDGGLHAIGA